The Streptomyces aurantiacus genome includes a region encoding these proteins:
- a CDS encoding carbohydrate ABC transporter permease, which translates to MATLTLRTKRRKQALRTAAFMSPWLIGFSVFFAYPLISTVYFSFMKYDGFGVPVFRGLENWNYVFNDYPMFWPALRNTLWLVLVMVTFRVVFGLGIGLLITKIKTGAGVFRTLFYLPYLAPPVAATLAFVFLLNPGTGPVNSVLGDLGLPTPGWFTDATWSKPALTMLALWGVGDLMVIFMAALLDVPKEQYEAAELDGTSAWQRFRFVTLPNISPIIMFAVVTGVIQTMQYYTQPLVAGKVASGIIGGSGQQFEPGYPDKSTLTLPQLVYNLGFQRFDYGSACVVALVLFALSMAFTAFLMRRRGGLIQAGD; encoded by the coding sequence GTGGCCACGCTCACGCTGCGTACGAAACGCAGGAAGCAGGCTCTGCGCACGGCCGCCTTCATGTCGCCGTGGCTCATCGGCTTCAGCGTCTTCTTCGCGTACCCGCTGATCTCCACCGTGTACTTCTCGTTCATGAAGTACGACGGCTTCGGTGTCCCGGTCTTCCGGGGGCTGGAGAACTGGAACTACGTCTTCAACGACTACCCGATGTTCTGGCCGGCGCTGCGCAACACCCTGTGGCTGGTGCTCGTCATGGTCACGTTCCGGGTCGTCTTCGGCCTGGGCATCGGCCTGCTGATCACGAAGATCAAGACCGGGGCGGGTGTCTTCCGCACCCTGTTCTACCTGCCCTACCTCGCGCCGCCCGTCGCGGCCACGCTGGCCTTCGTCTTCCTGCTCAACCCGGGGACCGGACCGGTCAACTCGGTGCTCGGCGACCTCGGTCTGCCGACCCCCGGGTGGTTCACGGACGCCACCTGGTCCAAACCCGCCCTCACCATGCTCGCCCTCTGGGGCGTCGGCGACCTGATGGTCATCTTCATGGCCGCGCTGCTCGACGTACCGAAGGAGCAGTACGAGGCCGCCGAGCTGGACGGCACGTCCGCCTGGCAGCGGTTCCGGTTCGTGACGCTGCCGAACATCTCGCCGATCATCATGTTCGCGGTGGTCACCGGCGTGATCCAGACGATGCAGTACTACACGCAGCCGCTGGTCGCGGGAAAGGTCGCCTCCGGGATCATCGGCGGCTCGGGCCAGCAGTTCGAACCGGGATACCCCGACAAGTCGACGCTCACCCTGCCGCAGCTCGTCTACAACCTCGGCTTCCAGCGCTTCGACTACGGCTCCGCGTGCGTGGTCGCGCTGGTGCTGTTCGCCCTGTCCATGGCGTTCACCGCGTTCCTGATGCGGCGCCGGGGCGGTCTCATCCAGGCAGGTGACTGA
- a CDS encoding ABC transporter ATP-binding protein: MSSTHRPVPILAAQGLDRAHGRTRALRGASVELRAGEILAVTGASGSGKSTLLHCLAGIVRPDGGSVVYAGQRLDRLPEQRLSELRRTEFGVVFQFGQLIPELTALDNVALPLLLAGTTRKDAHVRAGEWLERFGVRGQEDLRPGEMSGGQAQRVSLARALVTDPKVVFADEPTGALDSLASEGVMTALVHTARESGTAVLLVTHDSQVAAYADREIELRDGTVVSSEDAVAFEGAL, from the coding sequence ATGAGCAGTACCCACAGGCCCGTACCGATCCTGGCGGCCCAGGGGCTCGACCGGGCACACGGCAGGACCCGGGCGCTGCGCGGCGCCTCCGTGGAGCTGCGCGCCGGCGAGATCCTCGCCGTCACCGGCGCGAGCGGCAGCGGCAAGTCGACGCTGCTGCACTGCCTGGCCGGGATCGTCCGGCCCGACGGGGGCTCGGTGGTCTATGCCGGGCAGCGCCTGGACCGGCTGCCGGAGCAGCGGCTGAGCGAGCTGCGGCGTACGGAGTTCGGGGTGGTGTTCCAGTTCGGGCAGCTGATACCCGAACTGACCGCGCTCGACAACGTCGCACTGCCGCTGCTGCTCGCCGGAACCACCCGCAAGGACGCCCACGTGCGGGCGGGCGAGTGGCTGGAGCGGTTCGGCGTACGCGGACAGGAGGACCTGCGGCCCGGGGAGATGAGCGGTGGCCAGGCGCAACGGGTGTCGCTGGCGCGGGCGTTGGTGACGGACCCCAAGGTGGTCTTCGCGGACGAGCCCACCGGCGCCCTCGACTCGCTCGCGAGTGAAGGGGTGATGACGGCGCTGGTGCACACGGCCCGGGAGTCCGGCACGGCGGTGCTGCTCGTCACGCACGACTCCCAGGTGGCGGCGTACGCGGACCGCGAGATCGAGCTGCGGGACGGGACCGTCGTGTCGTCCGAGGACGCGGTGGCGTTCGAGGGGGCGCTGTGA
- a CDS encoding ROK family transcriptional regulator, whose protein sequence is MAGTSGTPGTPRVLRAMNDRAALDLLLEHGPLSRTRIGKLTGLSKPTASQLLARLEAAGLVVVTGTSEGRPGPNAQLYAVNPAAAYAAGLDVTPERILAAVADVTGRTVGEYELPTPGRRAAHTVVRQVTDALDGAVKEAGLARADIQRLVIGTPGAFDPNTGRLRYASHLPGWHSPALLDELAAALPMPVEYENDVNLAAVAEQRLGAARGHEDFVLLWNEGGLGAALVLGGRLHRGWTGGAGEVGFLPVPGAPLVRHVTKANSGGYQELAGSQAIPKLARELGIRPVPTGPYSEVAAELVGQAADINAGAHRQLLETYATGLATGLASLVSVLDPELVVLSGASLSRGGEPLRALVQAELEELAASRPRLVVGDVHEHPVLRGALESALAATRDEVFDTSAH, encoded by the coding sequence ATGGCAGGAACCTCCGGTACGCCGGGCACCCCACGCGTCCTGCGCGCCATGAACGACCGTGCCGCGCTCGACCTCCTGCTGGAGCACGGTCCGCTGTCCCGGACCCGCATCGGCAAGCTGACCGGCCTGTCGAAGCCGACCGCCTCCCAGCTGCTCGCCCGGCTGGAGGCGGCGGGACTCGTCGTCGTCACCGGCACCAGCGAGGGACGGCCCGGCCCCAACGCGCAGCTGTACGCGGTCAACCCGGCCGCCGCGTACGCCGCCGGGCTCGACGTGACGCCCGAGCGGATCCTCGCCGCCGTCGCCGACGTCACCGGACGGACGGTGGGCGAGTACGAACTGCCCACCCCCGGCCGGCGCGCCGCCCACACCGTCGTGCGGCAGGTCACCGACGCCCTTGACGGGGCGGTGAAGGAGGCGGGACTCGCCCGGGCCGACATCCAGCGGCTCGTCATCGGCACCCCCGGCGCCTTCGACCCGAACACGGGCCGGCTGCGCTACGCCTCCCACCTGCCCGGCTGGCACTCCCCCGCCCTGCTCGACGAGCTCGCGGCGGCACTGCCGATGCCCGTCGAGTACGAGAACGACGTCAACCTGGCCGCCGTCGCCGAACAGCGGCTCGGTGCGGCCCGGGGCCACGAGGACTTCGTCCTGCTGTGGAACGAGGGCGGCCTCGGCGCGGCCCTGGTGCTCGGCGGCCGGCTGCACCGCGGCTGGACCGGCGGCGCCGGCGAGGTCGGCTTCCTCCCCGTGCCCGGCGCACCCCTCGTACGGCACGTCACCAAGGCCAACAGCGGTGGCTACCAGGAGCTGGCCGGCTCCCAGGCCATCCCGAAGCTGGCCCGCGAACTCGGTATCCGGCCCGTACCCACGGGGCCGTACTCCGAAGTCGCCGCCGAACTCGTCGGGCAGGCCGCGGACATCAACGCGGGCGCCCACCGGCAGCTGCTGGAGACGTACGCGACGGGGCTCGCCACCGGTCTCGCCTCGCTCGTCTCCGTCCTCGACCCCGAACTCGTCGTCCTCAGCGGCGCCTCGCTCAGCAGGGGCGGCGAACCCCTGCGCGCACTGGTGCAGGCCGAGCTGGAGGAGCTGGCCGCGTCCCGGCCACGCCTCGTCGTCGGCGACGTCCACGAACACCCCGTGCTGCGCGGCGCGCTGGAGAGCGCGCTCGCGGCCACCCGTGACGAGGTCTTCGACACCTCGGCCCACTGA
- a CDS encoding carbohydrate ABC transporter permease — MTQVLDKPVELGAPPATPAERTARRKALLEWIAVHALGVAAALFFVLPFVFVVLTSLMSDSQTLSRDLVPDTWEWGNYTKVFDTPGFLTWWKNTLLYAGAGTALTVASSVPVAYALAKFRFRGRNLSLMLVISMMMLPPQVVIIPMYLFWAKQLDLSGTLWPLIIPMAFGDAFSIFLLRQFLMTIPNEYIDAAKVDGCGDLRTLLKVVLPMARPGIAAVALFQFFYAWNDYFGPQIYASENPGAWTLSYGLESFKGAHHTDWNLTMAATVLVMAPVILVFFFAQKAFVEGVTLTGVKG, encoded by the coding sequence ATGACCCAAGTACTCGACAAGCCCGTGGAGTTGGGGGCGCCGCCGGCCACCCCCGCCGAGCGGACCGCCCGCCGCAAGGCCCTCCTGGAGTGGATCGCCGTGCACGCGCTCGGCGTCGCGGCCGCCCTGTTCTTCGTCCTGCCCTTCGTGTTCGTCGTGCTGACCTCACTGATGAGCGACTCCCAGACACTGAGCCGGGACCTGGTCCCGGACACCTGGGAGTGGGGCAACTACACCAAGGTGTTCGACACACCCGGCTTCCTCACCTGGTGGAAGAACACCCTGCTGTACGCGGGCGCCGGCACCGCCCTGACGGTCGCGTCCTCCGTCCCGGTGGCGTACGCGCTCGCCAAGTTCCGCTTCCGCGGCCGGAACCTGTCGCTGATGCTGGTCATCTCGATGATGATGCTGCCGCCCCAGGTCGTCATCATCCCGATGTACCTGTTCTGGGCGAAGCAGCTGGATCTGTCGGGCACGCTGTGGCCGCTGATCATCCCGATGGCGTTCGGCGACGCGTTCTCCATCTTCCTGCTGCGGCAGTTCCTGATGACGATCCCGAACGAGTACATCGACGCGGCGAAGGTCGACGGCTGCGGGGACCTCAGGACCCTGCTGAAGGTCGTGCTGCCGATGGCCAGGCCGGGAATCGCCGCCGTCGCGCTCTTCCAGTTCTTCTACGCCTGGAACGACTACTTCGGGCCGCAGATCTACGCGTCCGAGAATCCCGGCGCCTGGACCCTGAGCTACGGCCTGGAGTCCTTCAAGGGCGCGCACCACACCGACTGGAACCTGACGATGGCCGCGACCGTCCTGGTCATGGCCCCCGTGATCCTCGTGTTCTTCTTCGCGCAGAAGGCGTTCGTCGAGGGCGTCACGCTCACCGGAGTGAAGGGTTGA
- a CDS encoding PadR family transcriptional regulator, with protein MSTRHILLGLLAGGPSHGYDLKRRHDERFPQARPLAYGQVYTTLQRLVRDGLAEVDGTDSDGGPERTLYRSTDEGAKELVGWAGEITPPAPFVTNEIFAKVVCAILASADPAAYLSAQRAAHMARMRELTAVKTAPGGDLATVLSADYALNHLDADLRWMTTTAARLTTLTAEVDPA; from the coding sequence ATGAGCACCCGCCACATCCTGCTGGGGCTGCTCGCCGGAGGGCCGAGCCACGGCTACGACCTCAAGCGACGCCACGACGAACGCTTCCCGCAGGCCCGCCCGCTGGCTTACGGCCAGGTCTACACGACGTTGCAGCGCCTGGTCCGGGACGGTCTGGCCGAGGTCGACGGGACCGACTCGGACGGCGGCCCCGAGCGGACGCTGTACCGGTCCACGGACGAAGGAGCGAAGGAACTCGTCGGCTGGGCGGGCGAGATCACCCCGCCCGCGCCCTTCGTGACGAACGAGATCTTCGCCAAGGTCGTCTGCGCGATCCTCGCCTCGGCCGACCCGGCCGCCTACCTGAGCGCCCAGCGCGCCGCGCACATGGCACGGATGCGGGAGCTCACGGCGGTCAAGACCGCCCCGGGCGGCGACCTGGCGACGGTTCTCTCGGCCGACTACGCCCTCAACCACCTCGACGCCGATCTGCGCTGGATGACCACCACCGCGGCCCGGCTCACCACTTTGACCGCGGAGGTCGATCCGGCATGA
- a CDS encoding ABC transporter substrate-binding protein has product MPGISRKAAAALAASASIALLATGCTGQSDTGATDDPNAETTITFWHGWSAPAEVKAVQANIDRFEKAHPNIKVKVVGNINDDKLNQALRAGGSNGPDVVSSFTTSNVGKFCSSGAFADLEPFIEKSKLDLDKIIPKPMLEYTQFEGTRCAMPLLGDAYGLYYNKDAFEQAGIKAPPKTWSEFAKVAEKLTKTKGDSYEQLGFMPNYHGYETVVDHYMSQWDHSYFGKDGKSAIAEDPAFAEMFTYQKELVDDLGGFQKLEKYRNTFGDEWGAKHPFQTGQVAMQLDGEWRLGMAKDAGVKFGIGTAPMPVADDEVDEYGKGFLSGTIMGIAPQSKKQNAAWELMKYMTTDTGAVVSFANAIHNVPSTFAALKSPDLKVDPGFKTFLDIAQNPHSNTPPASVNGSTYQTTLQDFGYQYESGKAKDLKAGLKKTADQIDRDIEQAK; this is encoded by the coding sequence ATGCCCGGAATATCCCGAAAAGCGGCCGCAGCGCTCGCCGCGTCCGCCTCCATCGCCCTGCTCGCCACCGGCTGTACCGGCCAGTCCGACACCGGCGCCACGGACGACCCGAACGCCGAGACCACGATCACGTTCTGGCACGGCTGGAGCGCGCCCGCCGAGGTCAAGGCCGTCCAGGCGAACATCGACCGCTTCGAGAAGGCGCACCCCAACATCAAGGTGAAGGTCGTCGGCAACATCAACGACGACAAGCTCAACCAGGCGTTGCGCGCCGGCGGTTCCAACGGGCCCGACGTGGTGTCGTCGTTCACCACGTCCAACGTCGGCAAGTTCTGTTCGTCCGGCGCCTTCGCCGACCTCGAGCCGTTCATCGAGAAGTCGAAGCTCGACCTCGACAAGATCATCCCGAAGCCGATGCTGGAGTACACCCAGTTCGAGGGCACGCGCTGCGCGATGCCGCTCCTGGGCGACGCGTACGGCCTCTACTACAACAAGGACGCGTTCGAGCAGGCCGGCATCAAGGCTCCGCCGAAGACGTGGTCCGAGTTCGCGAAGGTCGCCGAGAAGCTGACGAAGACCAAGGGCGACTCGTACGAGCAGCTCGGCTTCATGCCCAACTACCACGGCTACGAGACCGTGGTGGACCACTACATGTCCCAGTGGGACCACTCCTACTTCGGCAAGGACGGCAAGTCCGCCATCGCCGAGGACCCGGCCTTCGCCGAGATGTTCACGTACCAGAAGGAGCTCGTCGACGACCTCGGCGGCTTCCAGAAGCTGGAGAAGTACCGCAACACGTTCGGTGACGAGTGGGGCGCCAAGCACCCCTTCCAGACCGGCCAGGTCGCCATGCAGCTCGACGGCGAGTGGCGGCTCGGCATGGCGAAGGACGCGGGCGTGAAGTTCGGCATCGGCACGGCGCCGATGCCCGTCGCCGACGACGAGGTCGACGAGTACGGCAAGGGCTTCCTCTCCGGCACCATCATGGGGATCGCTCCGCAGAGCAAGAAGCAGAACGCGGCCTGGGAACTGATGAAGTACATGACGACCGACACCGGGGCCGTCGTCTCCTTCGCCAACGCCATCCACAACGTGCCGTCCACGTTCGCCGCCCTGAAGTCGCCCGACCTGAAGGTCGACCCGGGCTTCAAGACCTTCCTGGACATCGCGCAGAACCCGCACTCCAACACCCCGCCGGCCTCCGTCAACGGCTCGACCTACCAGACGACGCTGCAGGACTTCGGCTACCAGTACGAGTCCGGCAAGGCGAAGGATCTGAAGGCCGGTCTGAAGAAGACCGCCGACCAGATCGACCGTGACATCGAGCAGGCGAAGTAG
- a CDS encoding RNA-guided endonuclease InsQ/TnpB family protein gives MATFHVKRAFKYRFYPTDAQAAELSRTFGCVRKVYNLALEARTQAWQQGKRVNYNATSAMLTAWKKSEEPAYLSDVSSVPLQQCLRHLQGAFVIFWERRGKYPRFKCRKKSRRSAECTSSAFRYRDGQLTLAKMREPLDIRWSRSLPEGMQPSTVTVSQDSAGRWFVSILCEDPGVKPLAATDAAVGIDAGPDHLLTLSTGEKIANPRHERKDRTRLAKAQRKLANKAEGSGNRGKARREVAKIHARIADRRRDNLHKITTRLVRENQTLVIEDLTVRNMVKNRKLARAISDAAWSEFRSMLEYKARWYGREVVAVDRWFPSSKLCSTCGSLQDKLPLNVRTWTCDCGIVHDRDVNAAKNLLAAGGAVTVCGAGVRPQRSSPGGQSAMKQKAQRREP, from the coding sequence ATGGCGACTTTCCATGTGAAGCGGGCATTCAAGTACCGCTTCTACCCGACCGATGCGCAGGCGGCAGAGTTGTCGCGCACGTTCGGATGCGTGCGGAAGGTCTACAACCTGGCGCTGGAAGCCCGTACGCAGGCCTGGCAGCAGGGGAAGCGGGTCAACTACAACGCCACCTCGGCGATGCTGACGGCGTGGAAGAAGAGCGAGGAACCGGCCTATCTGTCCGACGTCTCCTCGGTGCCGCTCCAGCAGTGCCTTCGGCACTTGCAGGGCGCGTTCGTCATCTTCTGGGAGAGGAGGGGCAAGTACCCGCGCTTCAAGTGCCGGAAGAAGTCGCGTCGCTCGGCTGAGTGCACCAGCTCGGCGTTCCGGTACCGGGATGGGCAGCTGACCCTGGCCAAGATGCGGGAACCGCTGGACATCCGTTGGTCCCGATCGCTCCCCGAGGGAATGCAGCCCTCGACTGTGACGGTCTCGCAGGACAGTGCGGGGCGCTGGTTCGTCTCGATCCTGTGTGAGGACCCCGGCGTGAAGCCGCTGGCCGCCACGGATGCGGCGGTCGGCATTGACGCGGGCCCGGACCACCTTCTGACTCTCTCGACCGGTGAGAAGATCGCCAATCCGAGGCACGAACGCAAGGACCGTACCCGGCTGGCGAAGGCGCAGCGCAAGCTGGCGAACAAGGCGGAGGGTTCGGGGAACCGGGGCAAGGCCCGGCGTGAGGTCGCCAAGATCCACGCCCGGATCGCTGACCGGCGCCGCGACAACCTCCACAAGATCACCACTCGTCTCGTGCGTGAGAACCAAACGCTCGTGATCGAGGACCTGACCGTACGAAACATGGTCAAGAACAGGAAACTCGCCCGCGCCATCTCGGATGCGGCGTGGTCGGAGTTCCGGAGCATGCTGGAGTACAAGGCCCGCTGGTACGGGCGTGAGGTGGTCGCCGTTGACCGGTGGTTCCCCTCTTCCAAGCTGTGCTCCACCTGCGGCAGCCTGCAGGACAAGCTGCCGCTGAACGTCCGCACCTGGACGTGCGACTGCGGAATCGTCCATGACCGGGACGTGAATGCAGCGAAGAACCTTTTGGCGGCCGGAGGGGCCGTGACAGTCTGCGGAGCTGGTGTAAGACCTCAACGGAGTTCTCCGGGCGGGCAGTCGGCGATGAAACAGAAAGCTCAACGGCGCGAGCCGTGA
- a CDS encoding mechanosensitive ion channel family protein, which produces MFLSVLSAADPTEEPTSPTLQDAQDSATNAASWVEQNWSTWLSIGLRVLLIVVIAAVLRVAIRRTITKFIDRMNRTAQAVDGTALGSLLVNVERRRQRSQAIGSVLRSVASFTIMSTAALMILGTFQINLAPLLASAGVAGVAIGFGARNLVTDFLSGVFMILEDQYGVGDTVDAGVASGEVIEVGLRVTKLRGDNGEIWYVRNGEVKRIGNLSQGWATAGVDVTVRSDEDLDRVRSVLAEVGEAMSKDEPWNERLWGPIEVLGLDSVLLESMVVRVSAKTMPGKALSVERELRWRIKQAFDRVGIRIVGGLPVPSDDEAAPDPTAGMAAPSAYSNSASPQSQTASPIAPVAPAVPSNVTK; this is translated from the coding sequence GTGTTCTTGTCCGTCCTGTCGGCCGCCGATCCCACCGAGGAACCGACGTCGCCCACACTCCAGGACGCCCAGGACAGCGCGACGAACGCCGCGAGCTGGGTCGAGCAGAACTGGTCCACATGGCTCAGCATCGGCCTGCGCGTGCTGCTGATCGTGGTCATAGCGGCCGTGTTGAGAGTGGCCATCCGGCGGACCATCACGAAGTTCATCGACCGTATGAACCGTACGGCGCAGGCGGTCGACGGCACGGCCCTCGGGAGCCTCCTGGTCAACGTGGAGCGCCGCCGCCAGCGCTCCCAGGCCATCGGCTCGGTGCTCCGCTCGGTCGCGTCCTTCACCATCATGAGCACGGCCGCGCTGATGATCCTCGGCACGTTCCAGATCAACCTGGCACCGCTGCTGGCCTCCGCCGGTGTGGCGGGTGTGGCGATCGGTTTCGGCGCCCGCAACCTGGTGACCGACTTCCTCTCCGGCGTCTTCATGATCCTGGAGGATCAGTACGGCGTAGGGGACACGGTCGACGCCGGGGTGGCCTCCGGCGAGGTCATCGAGGTGGGCCTCAGGGTCACCAAGCTCCGCGGCGACAACGGCGAGATCTGGTACGTCCGCAACGGCGAGGTCAAGCGCATCGGCAACCTCTCCCAGGGCTGGGCCACGGCAGGCGTCGACGTCACGGTCCGCTCCGACGAGGACCTCGACCGCGTCCGTTCGGTCCTCGCCGAGGTCGGCGAGGCGATGAGCAAGGACGAGCCCTGGAACGAGCGCCTGTGGGGCCCGATTGAGGTCCTCGGCCTCGACAGCGTCCTCCTGGAGTCAATGGTGGTGCGGGTCTCGGCGAAGACCATGCCGGGCAAGGCCCTCTCCGTGGAGCGCGAGCTGCGCTGGCGCATCAAGCAGGCCTTCGACCGGGTGGGCATCCGCATCGTGGGCGGCCTCCCGGTCCCGTCCGACGACGAGGCGGCACCGGACCCGACAGCGGGCATGGCGGCCCCGTCGGCCTACTCCAACTCGGCGTCCCCGCAGTCGCAGACGGCGTCCCCGATAGCGCCGGTCGCACCGGCGGTGCCGTCGAACGTGACCAAGTAG
- a CDS encoding HNH endonuclease, giving the protein MPHVLVLNASYEPLGVVPLRRALVLVLENKAVCLEESGAFMHSATVTVPAPSVVRLKRFVRVPYRGPVPLTRRALFARDGGRCMYCGGVATSVDHVIPRSRGGQHAWDNVVASCRRCNHTKADRHLVEIGWRLRHKPAPPTGLAWRIIGTGHRDPRWLPYLQPYGAEDAMARIDGISA; this is encoded by the coding sequence GTGCCGCATGTCCTGGTCCTCAACGCGTCGTACGAGCCCCTCGGTGTCGTACCGCTCCGCCGCGCGCTCGTCCTCGTCCTCGAGAACAAGGCTGTCTGTCTCGAGGAATCCGGCGCCTTCATGCACAGCGCGACCGTCACTGTCCCCGCGCCCAGCGTGGTCCGGCTGAAAAGGTTCGTGCGGGTCCCCTACCGGGGGCCTGTTCCGCTGACCCGCCGGGCGCTGTTCGCCCGGGACGGCGGCCGGTGCATGTACTGCGGTGGCGTCGCAACCAGCGTCGACCACGTCATCCCGCGCAGCCGCGGGGGTCAGCACGCCTGGGACAACGTGGTGGCGTCCTGCCGCCGCTGCAACCACACCAAGGCCGACCGTCACCTGGTCGAGATCGGCTGGCGCCTGCGCCATAAACCGGCCCCGCCGACGGGGCTCGCGTGGCGCATCATCGGGACCGGACACAGGGACCCGCGTTGGCTGCCCTACCTGCAGCCGTACGGGGCCGAGGACGCCATGGCCCGGATCGACGGCATCTCCGCCTGA